actgaagcagagcatctgaacttaaccactacaccaccaggttggcccccaCTGTCTCATTTttgataaagaatttttttttttaaagattttatttatttatttcccccccgcaaagccccagtagatagttgtatgtcatagatgcacatccttctagttgctgtacgtgggatgcggcctcagcatggccagagaagcagtgcgtcagtgcgcgcccgggatccgaacccgggccaccagcagcggaacgcgtgcacccaaccgctaagccacggggccggcccctgataaagaattttaacaaattatttCCCAACTATATAATGAAAAGTAACAAATTTATCCTCATTCAGTGTCACTATTTCCTCAAGATATAGAAAACAGCCTATATTCAATTTTTAGCTACTTGGATTTTGGTGTTTCTGAGCTCTTCTGGGCCAGCAGTTGGTGAATGGGACTCTGTACAATAGATAGTGCTCtgtttttgaaaaggaaaggtCCCTTTCAGTTTCGTGTGGAAAGGTATCCAAATCTTTGCTTTAGAAAGATTTCAGTGTGTACACTTCACTGTGTTGTACTTCATATTTAGTAATTAGGAACATGAATGAAActataaatttgtgtgtgtggtgtgtggtgtgtatgtgtttaaataaaaaagtaatagaGTTTCTCTGGAAGAATACCCGAGAAACTGGTAACACTGGTTGTCTGTAGAGAGAATATGGGTGGTTGGTGGatagggatgggagggagagtgTATTCTCTCTTTGACCTTTTGAATTTagtgacatatacatatattacctattcaaaaaagccatgtaattaaattaaatgtttttcaTGCATCtggtaaaaattcaaacaaataaaGAATTGTTTTTAGCAATACAAGAAATATGCAGTGAAAACTCTTCCGCTTACCTCGGACATCCAAAAGCTTCTCCGAAGAAACAAGCACTGTTAAGTTCCCTCAGTAAACTTCCAGAAATTTCTATGCATTTCAAGACTATATGTTTTTATACCCTTTTCTAACATACAAATGAGAATTACTATACCCACTTAACCTTACTATTTTTACTTAGCAGTTGGGAACATATACATCTTCCTAATTCTTTTGATGCTACATAGTATCCATTGTACTGTAAGTTTTTAGCCAGATCCCTAATAAAGGACATGTAGATAGTTTCCAgcttttgctgttataaatgaCACTGTGGTGAATATCTCATACATGCATTTTCTGCAAATGTATAAGTATAGTTGAGGAATAAATTCTGGAAGTAGGATTGCCGAATCAAAgagtaaatacatttaaaatttgttcTTGCCAGATTGCCTCCAAATCGATGGCACTCTCAACAACAATATATAAGTGCCTGCTTTCCCATCACCAACGCTTCGtgttgtaaaattttatttatctttgttagtGTGATAGGCAAAAGggatcttgttttaatttgcagcaAGTagtagagccaagatttgaagccAGGCTCTTAACTGACCTGGTGCTCTTACTACAAAgctgaaattaatattttaactacTACACTGTACTCAACTTAGTAAATAAGATTGAGCATCTTTGCATATTTTATATGGCATTTGCATTTCTTGTTTATGTGCCCTTTTTCCATATTTCTATTATGGGTTTACTatcttgtttgtgtgtgtgtgtgaggaagattggccctgagctaacatctgccaatcctcctctttttgctgaggaagactggccgtgggctaacacccatgcccatcttcctccactttatatgggacgctgccacagcatggcttgacaagcggtgtatcggtacgtgcccgggatccgaaccggcgaaccccaggctgccgcaacggagtgcgtgcacttagccgcttgcgccaccgggccggccctatcattttttttttttgtgaggagatcagccctgagctaacatccgccaatcctcctctttttttttgctgaggaagacggccctgggctaacatcggtgcccatcttcctccactttatatgggacgccgccacagcatggcttaccaagcagtgcgtcggtgtgcgcccgggatccgaaccagcgaaccccgggccgccgcagcggagcgcgcacacttaaccgcttgcgccaccgggccgaccccggccctatcattttttaaatgtattgtgaCTGGCAAGCATTATAGAAATAATTCAGCCAAGAAACATCAAGagatgctaaaactagtgggtGAAAAGGTGAATGCAGAACAGGATATTTACAGAGGTTTTAGGTACTTCCCCTCAAGAATACTgattgaaatagaaaaaacactGATTGAATACAAAAGGGAAAAATGGAGCTTCAGAGTGGAGAAACCTAGCAGATACCAACTCAGTCATTTGATCAAGGTTAACTTCACTAGTAATGGGACAAATCAAAATTTGGACCACAGAATAAGATGCAATGAGAGGAACACAGGATCTCTTCTGTGATTTTCTGCCAAAGATGCAAACTCTGAATCTAATCACGAGGAAACATCAGAaaaattgaggaacattctaaAACGCCTCTGGCCTATAATCTTCAAAATGTCAAGggcatgaaagagaagaaaagtaagtgtgaaattatttcaaaagaaaaagaaaaaatatttgttttataacttttGGGACCAATTCATTTTTTCAAACCAATATCAAAATCCACTAAGGTAAATCAGCAAATAGTTTTGGGAAGTATATTTTTCACAAAAAGTTAGTTACAGTTGATTCCTGAATttattatcttcaaatccaattcAGTTTTCAATCCATTGTATACAGGcatacttcattttattgcatttcgCTTTACTGCGCTTCGCAGATACTGCATCTTGCAGATATTacgttttttacaagaccctccaccggcaaaaagattatgacttgctgaaggctgaGATGATGATTAGCatgttttagcaataaagtatttttatttttatcttgttttattttttcgtgaggaagatcagccctgagctaacatccgatgccaatcctcctctttttgctgaggaatattggccctgggctaacattcgtgtccgtcttcctccactttatatgggatgcgccacagcatggcttgacaagcggtgcatcagtgcacagccgggatccaaaactgcgaactccgggccgccaaagtggagcacgtgcacttaaacaCTGCGCCACCGTCCTGGCCCCATcagtaaagtatttttaaattaaggtatgtacattgtttttttagacataatgctattgcacacttaatagactacagtgtaGAATAAACATGTATGCACTCGGAAACCAAAAAAatccatgtgacttgctttattgcaatgtTAGCTTTATTTTGgcggtctggaaccaaacccacaatatctccgaggtatgcctgtacagtctttcctcattattcacagatttcATATTTGGAATTCAACTCCTTATGAAAACTTATTTGTAATCGCCAAATCAATACAGTCTTGTGTCACTTGATgatggggacacattctgagaaatgtgtcattaggtaatttcatcattgtgcaaacatcgtaaGAGTATACTTATGCAAACTTGCACtgctaggctatacggtactaatcttatgggaccaccatcatatatgcagttcatcgttgaccgaaatgttatgtggcacatgactgtactcaaAACATTTTTATGGTCCTTCATAGATATACACAAAGCAGCGGAAAACTTGAGTCACCAGATGTACGTTTTTAACCGAGGTCTAAAAAggtgctctgccttcttgtttcatctCTTATACTGTAAGCAAGTGTCCTTTTTGCAatttatttagtgcctcatttttcacatttttgtgctttttgttggtgatttcacagtttaaaatggcccccaagtgtAGTGGTGAAGTACTGTGTAGTATTCCTAAGCACacgaaggctgtgatgtgccttatgaaGAAGAAAAACGTGTGCTAGATTAGCTTCCTTAGGGGATGAGATATAGTGCTATTGGCCATGAGTGCAATGTTAATAAATtgataatatgtattttaaaagttgTCTTTAAATAGAAACACAAGTAAAACAAGATTATATATTGATcagttgacaaaaatgttgtggccagaggctcacaggaacctaaccctgtacttCCCccaggagcaatggttcagtgtTCAGTAATTCAGTGTTTAGAGCAACTTTCTAGAATATGACTACCATAAATAACAGAGTCAACTATATTTCTGACATAAACACCAACTTCCACCTCAGGGAGGTACACGGTTCCCCTCAAATTCCAGATGATCAGTATCTATTCTTCAAGGTCTTCCAAATTTTTAGAAATAGGTAGATCATTATTATTTAGTGAGATTCTTAATTGACTGATGCCTATCTGttatttgaatattaatttttacCAGTCAGAGCCTggaacatatattaaaatagatttcaaagttcagccttaaaaaataaactctttgaTCTGTGCTCTGGCCAGAATTGGGGAACCAGCAATGCTGCACTGAGGCAGCTCAGAAGTAGCTCAGAAGAGCCCAGGGAGCGGGGAAGATGGTGTCAGGGATGGGCCATGGTGCCCATATGCAGTGAGCTTGTGCCCAGAAAGAGCATTATCAAATTTCCTGCACGTCCAGTGTTCAGATTTGTTTGTTACAGAACACAATTTATTAGGAAACGTTAAAACTGTTGCCAAGATTGCTAATAAGAATTTTAGCTTAAAATAggcttgccagataaaatactcAGATTAAGTATTGCATGGAatgtacttatactaaaaaatgatttttcagttatctgaaattcaaattaagtGGTAtcctacatttttatttgttatatCTGGCAACCCTAGCCTTACTTTTTTGCAAGTAAGTGTTTTAAAGGCACAAGAAGTGTAAATATCAATAGGCAAAAAGCTTGGTAAAAACAAATCCataaaaaaaagtctgaaaggaTTCTGGATGACAGTCCATCAAcgtatacaaaaatctgttttttaaaaggatttttaaacCAACTTTCCCCAAAGGGAGACTGTTGTTCATTGCTGATATATATCAGTACTACAGAATGGAACTGCTTTTGATACTGCTATTGAAAgtagtttaaagaaaaagaaaatgccaagTGTTTAAGTTTTACAGTTGGAATGAAGCACTCTTTACTaggagtaaaagagaaaaagctcaCCTAGAGATGGAAGATAGCCTGGTGCCAAAATTCCATCAAACTCAAAACTTATTTTTGAAGTGGAGTTCGAGGCTATGGCTTGAAATAACAGTGCTGTGAATCAACAACAACGTAAACCTGTGGCCTTGAAGAAACGTGTAACTTATTACAGCTCTTCATTCTTATGGATAATTCTTCAAGGAGTTAAGTTAAATAGCTTGCTTGCTTACTTGCTCCTCACCTTTTGAGAAATGTGACCCTTTACAAATCTCTgaagtctaaaatattttattatagctATGTAAAATATTGGTTAAAgaaaactgatttttcttttacctcATGTCACTAAAAAACtcaatacttatttttttaagataagtTGTTTGACATGTACTTTATTACAGGCCGTGAGATCACTCAAGGAGACAATCGAAGACTGTTGGGACCAGGATGCAGAGGCTCGGCTTACTGCACAGTGTGCTGAGGAGAGGATGGCTGAGCTAATGACGATATGGGAAAGAAACAAATCTGTGAGCCCCACAGTCAATCCAATGTCTACTGCTATGCAGAATGAGCGGTAAGGGTTTGGCATCCATCAGTCAGAATTGAATATTGAGACCAAACAGAGAATAGGAAATAAATACTACTAAACCAATCTAATAGTGCAATGATTAACTCATACAATCTAaggttgtaatttttttttcaatattcctGTTCTTCTACTGAAGATTTTTGTTTGGTATAAGTACAAGGTGGAATCTGTGTTGTCTTATATCTAAAGACATAGTAGAAGAGATTAGACTTTCTTCATTAATGTTCCAACTTCCCTACAATAATAAAGGTAAACTAAAAAACATTTTCATAGTCCCAAAAGTTTATAAGCACCTCtacatatattgtctcatttatcttttgtttttgttcctccttcccctgcttttgggtttgtttgttttaaaggaaatggAACTATGACCTTGCCTGTGTATCTAACCACTATTTCCCTGGAGACTAAAGTTTCCAGGCTTCCTACTCAATGCTCTTCCTTATAGACTATACTACTCCTACCTTTACACGAAAGCAATTCGTAAGGTCTTTCCATCCCATCATGAACATTATTTTATGAAGCATTTCTGTTAGAACGGTGATTTTTGGTTCTAAATaaaagggctttttaaaaatattcccaaaACTTGGAACTTTCAGACTGTGTCATCTGTGTTTCTTTGTTCCATATTTGGGGGGAAAAGTCTTCCCACAAATTTGTCATTTTATCTAATACATgttaaaatttttcagaaaagcATCCAGGAAAGAGTTACCAGAGAAAATTGAGATAAAGATACACTTGATCCTTGAATCATTTTCTTTGCTGTTATCAATTGTTCTAGTTTCATAGAGCAATTTGTATTATGAACTATAGGCCCAAAATTGGGTTCCACTACTTATGTTTGGGTTGAATTAGCTTCAGCATATAAACCCTTATCCTTTATACGTGAAAAAGTCAAGGAAGGTAGAGACGAAGAATTCTAAATAtaaattttctcactttattCGTATCTGAGGATAGTCTTCTGCTTCCACCTCCCCTTATCTCGTATTTTCTATGTGCTCTAGTATGCCATTTGTACCTCTCTCAAGAGTCAGCTACTTTTACTTTAAGTGCTTTTAGACTTTTCTTGACTAGTAAGAAGAAACCCTTGATACTCCACCTTGCTTTGGCCATTTTTTGCCTTCTTGGTCATTCAGCTCTACTTCTTACATGCTTCTTCTCATGTCCAGTCATTGCTAAATAGTTTCCCCTAAATCATAGTTCCTCCCATAGTCATTCCACTCTAGGTTTCATTGTATTGAGTCTTAGCCTCCATACCTACTTAACTTCCTTTTCTTGTGCAGTACaagagcttttttctttttccccttcctgacctTCCCCTCATAGCTTCATCAgtctttcttcatagcacttctcCTTTAACTGCTGCTTTTCTCCTGTACCACTTGTGTCTACTAATGTTCCCAATGTTTATACTTTGATTGTTTTAGTTAAAGCTACCTCtggcttttattttaaataacatgaaTATATTACCATGTGGTGCTCTGGAACTCGCACTGTCTAGgtgtgacagtgactgtgaagaACCCTGATAACTGGAGAGCAGTTCTGAATCTTTGGTCCTTTATCTGAGTGGCCCATTCTGCTTTATACTCTAGGCTCTAGGGCTTTCATTGATATGGCTCAGTCTACCCCAGGAAGATATGATCCATTGCTAgactatgccttttaattgaagtatTTTGAAACGACCTAAAAGCTTATGTTCTTTTTACCATTTGGCCATTGCAACTTAATTGGTAACATATTTAAGTAGCCACTATATATCTAGAATTATGGGAGTATAAAAGAAACATATACCATGGTTCCTCCTCTCATGAAACTCATGTCTGGTTATACAAGTATAAAATTCATGAAGATATATTTGGTAATGTTACAAAACTATAggagagatttttaaattaactcaagtaaacaaaaataatgaacatCTATAAAAATCATATCTAGATCCACATAGGTTTTTCAGTAGGCTTAAATCATATAAAACCAGCATTTAACAAGTTGTTGATTGACACTTGATTATttgattagaatttttaaataacttctaGAATAATGTGGgttaggaataaaataaaaaacggTTCATACTTGAAAATCAGAGGTGTTCAACTTCGAGAGTCTGTGTCATAAATGTACATTCTCAATGtggcactttttttctttcttcaagcaACCTCTCACACAATAGGCGTGTGCCCAAGATTGGCCCTTATCCAGATTATTCTTCTTCTTCATACATTGAAGACTCTATCCATCACACTGACAGCATTGTGAAGAATATTTCCTCCGAGCATTCGATGTCCAGCACACCTTTGACTATAGGGGAAAAGAACCGAAACTCAATTAACTATGAACGGCAGCAAGCACAAGCTCGAATCCCCAGCCCCGAAACAAGCGTCACCAGCCTGTCCACCAACACAACAGCCACAAACACCACTGGCCTCACTCCAAGTACTGGCATGACCACTATATCTGAGATGCCATACCCAGATGAAACAAATCTGCATGCCACAAATGTTTCACAACCAATTGGGCCAACTCCTGTCTGCTTACAACTGACAGAAGAAGACTTGGAGACCAACAAGCTGGACCCAAAAGAAGTTGATAAGAACCTCAAGGAAAGTTCTGATGAGAATCTCATGGAGCATTCTCTTAAACAGTTTAGTGGGCCAGACCCACTGAGCAGTACCAGTTCTAGCTTGCTTTACCCACTCATAAAGCTTGCAGTAGAAGTGACTGGACAGCAGGACTTCACACAGGCTGCAAATGGCCAAGCATGTTTAATTCCTGATGTCCCGCCTGCTCAGATCTATCCTCTCCCCAAGCAACAGAACCTTCCTAAGAGACCTACTAGTTTGCCTTTAAACACCAAAAATTCAACAAAGGAGCCCCGGCTGAAATTTGGCAGCAAGCACAAATCAAACTTGAAACAAGTAGAAACTGGAGTTGCCAAGATGAATACAATCAATGCTGCAGAACCTCATGTGGTGACGGTCACCATGAATGGTGTGGCAGGTAGAAATCACAGCATTAACTCCCATGTTGCCACTACCCAGTATGCCAATGGGGCAGTACCTGGCCAGACAGCCAACACAGTGGCACATAGGGCCCAAGAAATGCTGCAGAATCAATTCATTGGTGAGGATACCCGACTGAATATTAATTCCAGTCCTGATGAGCATGAACCTTTACTGAGACGAGAGCAACAGGCTGGCCATGATGAAGGTGTTTTGGATCGCCTTGTGGACAGGAGGGAACGGCCACTGGAAGGTGGCCGAACTAATTccaataacaacaacagtaatCCATGTTCAGAGCAAGATGCTCTTATACAGTGTGTTCCAAGCACAGTAGCAGATCCTGGACCATCAAAGCCCAGAAGAGCACAGAGGCCTAATTCTCTGGATCTTTCAGCCACAAATGTCCTTGATGGCAGCAGTTTGCAGTGTAAGTGCAGGGATCATGTAATCTCTCCTGCTTGTCTTTTGGGACCATTTATAGAATCAGATTGTGTGTAAACtagcaattatttatttttaccagttTTGGAAACAAAGTACACCCTTTGGTTGGACCTCAAAAGTAATTAGACTCTTGttgaaaaaaagtaattttttttttgttttttttgttgataattaaaaagataatgtcACAATAGTTAGAATAATTACCAGTTTAATATTTGCATTATGTAGCTACTGGTTTATAATGCAACTCACATACTTGGCTGTGAATGGCTGAGATTAAATAAATACTCACCATTTTAAAAGCTccaagtagggccggccccgtggcttagcggttaagtgcatgcgctcagctgctggcagcccgggttcggatcccgggcgcgcactgcttctccggctatgctggggccgcgtcccacatacagcaactggaaggatgtgcagctatgacatacaactacctactggggctttggggggaaaaaataaataaataaaatctttaaaagctcCAAGTAAAATGATGCCAGTAtaacttttgaaatagttttttgaGCATACTAATATCTATGATATACACATTTAGATTTTATCAGACTAACcttaataaatcttaaaagtccagaggaaatttcagaaaagtcactataAAGAAACTATAAAGTTGTTCTTGGTTTTTTAGTGTCGTCTTTTTCAAGAATTATGTGTTGAGTCTCCCACATTCCTGTGCTATGGGTGCTAGCAACTTAAACAAATGATACTTGGTTTCTGGCCCTAAAGGGATTATAACAAAAGACAGGATAGCTCACCAAAGTCTTTAACAGTCATTATTATACACAATGATTTCTCTTTTAGATTATTATATTACAGCActtatgaaagaaaacaaagtcaTGTTTTGGGGTTGTTGTCAAGGACTACAAAATGGGCTGAAGGAATTCAGCTCTCAAAAGTCAATCGGTAGAATCTAGCCCCTTGCTTGAGTGGCTTGTATTGTAGACCAGTTGACACACCCTTTGGCAGGGCTCCATATCAGTCAAATGTCTTGTCAGGTATGGGAAGGGGAATTACTAGAAAATTTGTACTCTAGCATTTCTGTCGTTCTTCTGGAAAATATTATATGCCAAATTCTTTTAAAGTTTGATCCTCTTTGAGCATTAAGTAGGATGATTAAATGCATTTTGCCAAGTTAGGATCATTACCAGTAACCAAAAGATTTTGAGAATACAGCTGAGAActttgaattttctcttttgttttttctatattttcttccttgCCCTATAGAATAATCCAACCAGTTATAAAAATATTGGGTTTTAAGAGTCTCAAAAATAATTTCACTAAGTTTTACATAGAGAAATATTGTGTGGCATCATGAATTTTAAGAAATGTCCATTAGTACCTCCTGCAGGTATTAATTTGATCTATTCTCATGTTACAaccctaactttttttttttggtagtttttTAATATATAGTTCATTTTTCTGTACTTTTATTTTCAGTAGGTGAGTCAACACAAGATGGCAAATCAGGATCTGGTGAAAAGATCAAGAAACGTGTGAAAACTCCCTATTCTCTTAAGCGGTGGCGCCCCTCCACCTGGGTCATCTCCACTGAACCACTGGACTGTGAGGTCAACAACAATGGCAGTGACAGGGCAGTTCATTCCAAATCCAGCACCGCTGTTTACCTTGCAGAAGGAGGCACTGCCACAACCATGGTGTCTAAAGATATAGGAATGAACTGTCTGTGAAAGATTTTCAAGCCTATGGAGTGGAATTATTTTTTGCATCATTTAAACGTggagaagacatttaaaaaaaaaaaactgctttatCCTCCTGTCAGTACCACCTCTGACCCCTGCAACAAGGACTTGCTTTAAATAGATTTCAGCTATGCAGAAAAATTTAGCTTATGCttccatattttttaattttgtttttttaagttttgcaCTTTTGTTTAGTCTCGCTAAAGTTATGTTTGTCTGCTATGACCACagaattatatgtgtgtgtatcaaaagtggtctcaaaatatttttttaagaaaaaaagcaaaaaacatgtaTTGCTGATAATCAGTTTGGACCAGTTTCTAAAGGTCATTAAAACAGAAGCAAATTAAGACAGGTTTGACTGCAGTGGTATCTAGTATCCCTGTTTTATTTCTGGGCACAAGCTAGTTT
This Diceros bicornis minor isolate mBicDic1 chromosome 10, mDicBic1.mat.cur, whole genome shotgun sequence DNA region includes the following protein-coding sequences:
- the BMPR2 gene encoding bone morphogenetic protein receptor type-2 isoform X2, translated to MNEYLVYWSLCEHMFSFHRVLMREIAEWHASQNQERLCAFKDPYQQDLGIGESRISHENGTILCSKGSTCYGLWEKSKGDINLVKQGCWSHIGDPQECHYEECVVTTTPPSIQNGTYRFCCCSTDLCNVNFTENFPPPDTTPLSPPHPFNRDETIIIALASVSVLAVLVVALCFGYRMLTGDRKQGLHSMNMMEAAASEPSLDLDNLKLLELIGRGRYGAVYKGSLDERPVAVKVFSFANRQNFINEKNIYRVPLMEHDNIARFIVGDERVTADGRMEYLLVMEYYANGSLCKYLSLHTSDWVSSCRLAHSVTRGLAYLHTELPRGDHYKPAISHRDLNSRNVLVKNDGTCVISDFGLSMRLTGNRLVRPGEEDNAAISEVGTIRYMAPEVLEGAVNLRDCESALKQVDMYALGLIYWEIFMRCTDLFPGESVPEYQMAFQTEVGNHPTFEDMQVLVSREKQRPKFPEAWKENSLAVRSLKETIEDCWDQDAEARLTAQCAEERMAELMTIWERNKSVSPTVNPMSTAMQNERNLSHNRRVPKIGPYPDYSSSSYIEDSIHHTDSIVKNISSEHSMSSTPLTIGEKNRNSINYERQQAQARIPSPETSVTSLSTNTTATNTTGLTPSTGMTTISEMPYPDETNLHATNVSQPIGPTPVCLQLTEEDLETNKLDPKEVDKNLKESSDENLMEHSLKQFSGPDPLSSTSSSLLYPLIKLAVEVTGQQDFTQAANGQACLIPDVPPAQIYPLPKQQNLPKRPTSLPLNTKNSTKEPRLKFGSKHKSNLKQVETGVAKMNTINAAEPHVVTVTMNGVAGRNHSINSHVATTQYANGAVPGQTANTVAHRAQEMLQNQFIGEDTRLNINSSPDEHEPLLRREQQAGHDEGVLDRLVDRRERPLEGGRTNSNNNNSNPCSEQDALIQCVPSTVADPGPSKPRRAQRPNSLDLSATNVLDGSSLQLGESTQDGKSGSGEKIKKRVKTPYSLKRWRPSTWVISTEPLDCEVNNNGSDRAVHSKSSTAVYLAEGGTATTMVSKDIGMNCL